One window from the genome of Cryptomeria japonica chromosome 6, Sugi_1.0, whole genome shotgun sequence encodes:
- the LOC131064181 gene encoding 3'-N-debenzoyl-2'-deoxytaxol N-benzoyltransferase, producing the protein MEKAGLAEFNVKIVESCLVPPCLPSPRATLYLSNLDNQPLVRTDSNVLLVYEVCENVLPDPAKTIREALSKVLVYYYPVAGRLRKKEDGKLQVECTGEGVLFVEAMVDKSLSVLGDLDQLKPSFKQLLFRFPSNTAIEDVHPMVIQVNHFACGGFVVAVSFQHMVCDGRGVGQFLKGLGEMARGHVKPSIEPVWYRELLKPKNIPVHDLELTKEKIESTSDSWIPLIYKESTQMSLTLDFETVKYVKDGIMLECLDNCTTFEIVAALVWQARTRVLEIPHTQNVSIFFAVDVRRSFNPPLPNGYYGNGVVAIGAQAIAHDVINQPLSYLVNMIKKTKMSLTNEYLISIIDTDQFLLDIYSNQANIILSDWRWLGFNEVDFGSGSPVNICPIYWNENGPNISNGFVFVHSPKRKCDAFKVIVWMPPQEFNLLEIEIEAITNKYVVNGSNY; encoded by the exons ATGGAGAAGGCAGGGTTAGCAGAGTTTAATGTGAAGATTGTGGAGAGTTGTCTGGTGCCACCATGCCTGCCTTCACCCAGAGCCACTCTATATCTCTCCAACCTTGATAACCAGCCATTAGTGAGAACAGACTCTAATGTGTTGCTTGTTTATGAGGTTTGTGAGAATGTTTTGCCAGATCCTGCCAAAACAATCCGAGAAGCTCTGTCAAAGGTGTTGGTGTATTATTATCCCGTGGCTGGGAGATTGAGAAAGAAAGAAGATGGGAAGCTTCAAGTGGAGTGCACAGGAGaaggtgttctctttgttgaagCCATGGTAGACAAGAGCCTGTCAGTCCTTGGAGATTTGGATCAGCTCAAGCCATCATTTAAGCAGCTGCTTTTTAGGTTTCCTTCCAATACAGCTATTGAGGACGTTCATCCCATGGTTATTCAG GTAAACCATTTTGCATGTGGAGGCTTTGTTGTAGCAGTGAGTTTTCAACATATGGTATGTGATGGACGAGGGGTAGGGCAATTTCTCAAAGGTCTTGGAGAGATGGCTAGAGGACATGTTAAGCCATCTATTGAACCTGTATGGTATAGAGAGCTTCTTAAACCAAAGAATATACCAGTTCATGACTTAGAATTGACTAAAGAAAAAATAGAGAGCACGTCCGACTCATGGATACCTCTAATATATAAAGAATCAACTCAAATGTCTCTTACCTTAGACTTTGAGACAGTAAAATATGTGAAAGATGGAATTATGCTAGAATGTTTGGATAATTGTACTACATTTGAAATTGTTGCGGCTCTTGTTTGGCAAGCAAGGACCAGGGTACTTGAAATTCCACATACTCAGAATGTTAGTATTTTCTTTGCAGTAGATGTGAGGAGATCATTTAATCCCCCACTACCAAATGGATACTATGGAAATGGTGTTGTTGCTATAGGTGCACAAGCTATTGCTCATGATGTCATAAACCAACCGCTTTCATATCTAGTGAATatgataaagaaaacaaagatgTCACTTACTAACGAGTATCTTATATCAATAATAGATACAGATCAATTTCTTTTAGATATTTATAGCAACCAAGCTAATATAATTTTAAGTGACTGGAGGTGGTTGGGATTTAATGAAGTTGACTTTGGATCAGGAAGCCCAGTGAATATATGTCCCATTTATTGGAATGAGAATGGACCCAACATATCAAATGGTTTTGTTTTCGTCCATTCTCCTAAGAGAAAGTGTGATGCATTTAAGGTGATAGTGTGGATGCCTCCACAAGAATTCAATTtacttgaaatagaaatagaagccaTAACCAACAAATATGTTGTCAATGGCTCTAACTATTGA